The following coding sequences lie in one Tachysurus fulvidraco isolate hzauxx_2018 chromosome 19, HZAU_PFXX_2.0, whole genome shotgun sequence genomic window:
- the LOC113663769 gene encoding histone H3-like, translated as MARTKQTARKSTGGKAPRKQLVTKAARKSAPATGGVKKPHRYRPGTVALREIRRYQKSTELLIRKLPFQRLVREIAQDFKTDLRFQSSAVMALQEASEAYLVGLFEDTNLCAIHAKRVTIMPKDIQLARRIRGERA; from the coding sequence ATGGCAAGAACCAAGCAGACCGCCCGTAAATCCACTGGTGGCAAAGCGCCCAGGAAGCAGCTCGTCACTAAGGCTGCTCGCAAGAGCGCCCCGGCTACCGGCGGCGTGAAGAAGCCTCACCGTTACAGGCCCGGCACCGTGGCTCTGAGGGAGATCCGCCGTTATCAGAAGTCTACTGAGCTGCTTATCCGCAAGCTGCCCTTCCAGCGCCTGGTCAGAGAAATCGCTCAGGATTTCAAGACCGACTTGCGTTTCCAGAGCTCGGCCGTCATGGCCTTGCAGGAGGCTAGCGAGGCATACCTGGTCGGTCTGTTCGAGGACACCAACCTGTGCGCCATTCATGCCAAGAGAGTGACCATCATGCCTAAGGACATCCAGCTGGCCCGCCGTATTCGCGGAGAGCGCGCTTAA
- the LOC113663760 gene encoding histone H1-like, with protein MAEVAPAPAAAPDKAPKKKAASRTKKTGPSVGELIVKAVSSSKERNGVSLAALKKALAASRYDVMNNSCVKLAVKGLVTKGILVQTKGTGASVSFKLNKKQTEVKKPAKKAAPKGTKAAAKNPAAAKKPKKVAAKKPAAKKSPKKTKKPVAAVKKATKSPKKAKKPATPKKAAKSPKRAKKPATPKKVKAVKPKAAKAKKAPKKK; from the coding sequence atggctgaAGTCGCTCCCGCTCCCGCCGCTGCGCCGGACAAAGCGCCCAAGAAGAAGGCAGCTTCGAGGACCAAGAAAACAGGCCCTAGCGTCGGCGAGCTCATCGTCAAAGCGGTTTCCTCATCCAAGGAGAGGAACGGCGTGTCTCTTGCCGCCCTGAAGAAAGCTTTGGCTGCCAGCAGATACGACGTGATGAACAACTCTTGCGTCAAGCTCGCCGTCAAGGGGCTTGTTACTAAAGGCATTCTGGTGCAGACCAAAGGGACTGGCGCGTCTGTATCTTTCAAGCTGAACAAGAAGCAGACCGAAGTGAAGAAGCCCGCAAAGAAAGCCGCGCCCAAGGGGACAAAGGCGGCCGCCAAAAATCCCGCCGCGGCTAAGAAGCCCAAGAAAGTAGCGGCCAAGAAACCCGCAGCCAAGAAGTCTCccaagaagacaaagaagcccGTCGCTGCCGTCAAGAAAGCCACCAAAAGCCCCAAGAAGGCCAAAAAGCCGGCGACCCCCAAGAAAGCAGCCAAGAGCCCCAAGAGGGCCAAAAAGCCGGCGACCCCCAAGAaggtaaaggctgtaaagcccaAAGCGGCGAAGGCCAAAAAGGCTCCAAAGAAGAAGTAA
- the LOC113663776 gene encoding histone H2A-like, translated as MSGRGKTGGKTRSKAKTRSSRAGLQFPVGRVHRLLCKGNYAERVGAGAPVYLAAVLEYLTAEILELAGNAARDNKKTRIIPRHLQLAVRSDEELNKLLGGVTIAQGGVLPNIQAVLLPKKTEKAVKTE; from the coding sequence ATGAGCGGAAGAGGCAAAACCGGCGGGAAAACTAGGTCTAAGGCCAAGACTCGTTCATCCAGGGCCGGACTGCAGTTCCCCGTGGGTCGTGTACACAGGCTTCTGTGTAAAGGTAATTACGCTGAGCGCGTCGGTGCCGGCGCTCCGGTTTACTTGGCCGCCGTGCTCGAGTATCTGACTGCTGAGATCCTCGAGTTGGCCGGTAACGCCGCCCGTGACAACAAGAAGACCCGTATCATTCCCCGTCACCTGCAGCTCGCTGTGCGTAGCGACGAGGAGCTGAACAAACTGCTCGGAGGAGTGACCATCGCTCAGGGAGGTGTCCTGCCCAATATTCAGGCCGTGCTGCTGCCCAAGAAGACCGAGAAAGCCGTCAAGACCGAGTAA